One genomic region from Metallosphaera tengchongensis encodes:
- a CDS encoding NUDIX hydrolase: protein MECDAAVILIKSNDGKLLIIKRAEQKGDPWSGHMALPGGHRDGQESCEETALREVKEEVGLTPKNIQFLGIYWPNNRKDLHVAVYLGETDSTDVTPDNEVAKYFWIDPKDLVDQGGRYVYSGYVIWGMTYRIIKDYLSARQRSSHQFQAVDQSSLEE, encoded by the coding sequence ATGGAATGCGATGCTGCAGTCATCCTGATAAAAAGTAACGACGGAAAGCTACTTATAATAAAAAGGGCTGAACAAAAGGGAGACCCTTGGAGCGGTCATATGGCCCTCCCAGGTGGTCACAGGGACGGTCAGGAAAGTTGTGAGGAAACTGCCTTGAGAGAAGTTAAGGAAGAGGTTGGGCTTACTCCAAAGAACATCCAATTCCTTGGAATTTATTGGCCAAACAACAGAAAGGATCTACACGTTGCGGTATACCTGGGCGAAACTGACAGTACTGACGTGACCCCAGACAATGAGGTAGCCAAATACTTTTGGATAGATCCAAAGGATCTCGTGGATCAAGGTGGACGTTACGTCTACTCCGGATACGTCATTTGGGGGATGACGTATAGGATTATTAAGGACTATCTCTCAGCCCGGCAACGATCAAGTCATCAATTCCAAGCCGTCGACCAGTCATCACTTGAGGAATAG
- a CDS encoding glycosyltransferase, with product MQEVFLALMALPVLADVLLILQIMKERSFFRYNGNFISSASVIIPIRGSEPLLEKTVGSLKDQDFPGNYEVIFVVDPDQPDLAERLSSMGVKVVLTNYPCSKCSGKIRAQLTGLLESSNDVIVFGDSDTIYPKDWLRTMVGNLDKNMAVTTFSWPVPIRLSLGNLIRAGFWTLGYESQGLGGTFLWGGSMSFRRELFDETVIRELSKEWCDDCTLTRIVKERGGKIAFQAKSIPLNVYDENNLWSWSSRQVITIVKYSRRGAKAFIVIGSFMLILLAIFLLTLNFVFLTPLLLWVLKNFARSRKLGKYSLIPSILSVVGLYYGWLKLLLDFKKRNVVWRDREYTL from the coding sequence ATGCAGGAAGTTTTTCTAGCTCTCATGGCTTTACCAGTGCTTGCCGATGTGCTGTTAATTCTTCAGATAATGAAGGAGAGGTCCTTCTTCAGGTACAACGGAAACTTCATCTCCTCAGCCTCTGTCATAATACCGATAAGGGGGAGTGAACCCCTGCTGGAGAAAACCGTAGGTTCCCTTAAGGATCAAGACTTCCCTGGCAATTATGAGGTCATATTTGTAGTGGATCCGGATCAGCCGGATCTGGCTGAGCGTTTGTCGAGCATGGGAGTAAAGGTTGTCTTAACGAACTATCCGTGCTCTAAATGTAGCGGGAAGATAAGGGCCCAACTTACCGGTCTGTTGGAGTCCTCTAACGATGTCATAGTGTTTGGGGACTCAGACACGATCTACCCCAAGGACTGGTTGAGAACTATGGTCGGGAATCTGGATAAAAACATGGCCGTGACTACTTTCTCGTGGCCTGTTCCCATAAGATTATCGTTGGGGAACCTAATTAGAGCCGGTTTCTGGACTCTGGGATATGAGTCCCAGGGGCTCGGTGGAACTTTCCTGTGGGGTGGATCAATGTCCTTTAGACGGGAACTTTTTGATGAGACGGTAATCCGGGAACTGTCAAAAGAATGGTGCGACGATTGCACTCTGACCAGGATCGTGAAAGAAAGGGGAGGGAAAATCGCATTTCAAGCCAAGTCCATACCTCTAAACGTTTATGACGAGAACAATCTGTGGTCCTGGTCCTCAAGACAGGTAATTACCATCGTAAAATACTCCAGGAGGGGGGCAAAGGCTTTCATTGTCATCGGGTCCTTTATGTTAATTCTTCTAGCTATCTTCTTACTTACCCTAAACTTCGTGTTCCTTACGCCTTTGCTCCTCTGGGTTTTAAAGAACTTTGCGAGGTCAAGGAAATTGGGAAAATATTCATTAATACCCTCAATCCTTTCCGTTGTGGGGCTCTACTATGGATGGCTGAAGTTACTGCTAGACTTTAAGAAGAGGAACGTAGTTTGGAGGGATAGGGAGTACACTCTTTAA
- a CDS encoding transcriptional regulator — MPLACEVGSKEVVPAIRSIIVKELLLMGVSYSRISKMMGVSTTTISKYNYSTNPLIEMISKDEELMDDIKTLSLMVNKGSANYHHICEICHMVRKKFFTGSLRCPVDDDVLPHDG; from the coding sequence ATGCCTTTGGCTTGCGAGGTAGGATCTAAGGAAGTGGTGCCAGCCATACGGTCAATAATAGTCAAGGAGTTACTTTTAATGGGGGTATCTTACTCAAGGATATCCAAGATGATGGGCGTATCGACAACTACAATATCAAAGTACAACTATTCAACCAACCCTCTAATAGAGATGATATCAAAGGACGAGGAGCTGATGGACGACATCAAGACCCTCTCTCTCATGGTAAACAAAGGATCTGCTAATTATCACCATATCTGTGAAATTTGTCACATGGTGAGGAAAAAATTTTTTACAGGCTCGCTTAGATGTCCTGTGGATGATGACGTTCTACCCCACGATGGATGA